The Zingiber officinale cultivar Zhangliang chromosome 9A, Zo_v1.1, whole genome shotgun sequence genome window below encodes:
- the LOC122020067 gene encoding vesicle transport protein SFT2B-like, with product MMMETMNRALEKAKMLVGMEPDEESIAQETQSSSFFDDFDRNCTLSTKQRLYGFAICLSSGLACTIMSMLVFFNPIKFGITFTFGNFLAIGSTAFLIGPKRQIDMMLDPVRIYATSIYIASMIIALFSAFYVHNKLLTLLAIILEFGALIWYSLSYIPFARSAVSKVMVSCFDAEF from the exons ATGATGATGGAGACGATGAATAGAGCTCTCGAGAAAGCGAAGATGCTTGTTGGAATGGAGCCCGACGAGGAATCCATAGCCCAAGAAACACAGTCCTCTTCCTTCTTCGACGATTTCGATCGCAACTGCACCCTCTCGACCAAGCAG AGATTATATGGTTTTGCTATTTGCTTATCCTCTGGTCTAGCATGTACAATCATG TCAATGCTTGTTTTTTTCAACCCAATCAAATTTGGCATAACATTCACCTTTGGGAATTTCCTTGCAATTGGAAG CACAGCATTTCTTATAGGCCCCAAACGACAGATCGACATGATGCTTGATCCTGTCCGTATATATGCAACTTCCATATACATAGCAAGTATGATAATAGCATTGTTTTCTGCTTTTTAT GTCCACAATAAGCTCTTAACACTTCTCGCCATTATACTAGAGTTTGGTGCTCTCATCTG GTACAGCCTTAGTTATATTCCTTTTGCAAGATCAGCTGTTTCAAAAGTTATGGTTTCCTGCTTCGATGCTGAGTTCTGA
- the LOC122019805 gene encoding protein STICHEL-like, giving the protein MVETCVGPSELHLKKELTALQKARFLRDPETCSSWKSPASSKSLIAISNINSKNQIIGNLAGKTNVSHAILDKGEAKSSKIYLYNWKHRSTRSIDNGTKSVEDKQLSVRESSEDNLRNHHVLDSNSHAYPECLGSIYRVTGTNLDTLYRKTDRTSRKNSKARKGMNNQGPISMLLDMQSNPLAFVNSAEQSDDAENCNAEDLPQLKHELSQWKVHCSLSASPLLSDSGFSNLSYSSKIFRMMQKQESSSCTPASTNSYYKFGVHNPSVVDSCDGTATSCEGDELDRPDLPNNQGCGMSCYWSKRTKYRGIGGLNSPSLSDTIKRKGSIILCGRKRSSGHSKPKHTSKVSQGLPLLTNSCNDGSSCLDTASDELSTNLGELDLEAVSRLNGMRWSSCKSQDTLEVARLGEYDLELEDKRDIIHKYQPRSFDEIIGQNIVVHSLSNAILWGRIAPAYLFQGPRGTGKTSVARIFAAALNCLSNEDKKPCWLCWECTAFSSRSRTTMHEVNATSKKKLDKLRYLLKHLSLSKPTSRYRIFVIDDCHMISQKVWSLFTKYLEEDLPRVVFIFCTIDMMNLPHSIITRCQKYSFSKVKDVDITCRLRSISEQENLDVELEAINLIALNSDGSPRDAESMLDQLSLLGKTITTTLVNDFVGVVSDDKLLDLLEIAMSSNNAETVKRSRELLDSGIDPIALMSQLAGLIMDIIAGTYELKNLQIHDTTLGKHSLTEAELDRLKQALKIISDAERQLRCSSERSTWFTAALLRLGESQCLENTQSSNNNKQNTDMVYNTRFCQGRRSLGDAIIDTRLANEATCVKLCAHANLDDLDMTWRRCIDQCHSNTLKQLLYGNGRLISITDNEGTLIVLITFEDDKIKTRAERFLSSITNSFEMVLKQNVEVRLSLLPKNNVEGTEASSESSAGNLLQREGSNKVELKTVSGLSEKDKLKRTSNLPVNTVNHSEKLQSAEKPEKPEVIADSQVPSIPMLLAEVKGESTHQCQKATSDEQRLESVWIQAADNYTPEFLGHSKPEKNQILPQNGVISQDNIQSLTALDAVSSRIDELNHGINCLKVCDAEDSHKEQAGAANQHVVSPSLLHKENQGYEPGPGCNGLLCWRTRKSNGRRVKQGVLIGSKKTGGQLSLLGQCSKLNSFSQIETSCH; this is encoded by the exons ATGGTGGAAACATGTGttggtccaagtgaacttcatttGAAGAAGGAGCTTACTGCTCTTCAAAAGGCTCGGTTTTTACGTGACCCTGAAACATGTTCTTCTTGGAAGTCCCCAGCCAGTTCTAAATCCCTAATTGCTATCTCcaatataaattcaaaaaatcaaataATAGGCAATTTAGCAGGAAAAACCAATGTTTCACATGCAATACTTGACAAAGGTGAAGCAAAGAGCAGTAAGATATATCTTTATAATTGGAAGCACCGATCTACCAGATCTATTGATAATGGGACAAAATCAGTTGAAGATAAACAGCTATCAGTCAGGGAATCTTCTGAAGATAATCTAAGAAATCATCATGTTCTGGATTCTAATAGTCATGCATATCCTGAATGTCTTGGAAGTATATATAGAGTCACTGGCACAAATTTAGATACTTTATACAGGAAAACTGATAGAACTTCAAGAAAAAATTCCAAAGCAAGGAAAGGCATGAATAATCAAGGACCAATCTCAATGTTACTTGATATGCAATCTAACCCTTTGGCATTTGTTAACTCTGCTGAACAATCTGATGATGCTGAAAACTGCAATGCTGAAGATTTACCACAGTTGAAGCATGAGCTATCCCAATGGAAAGTTCACTGTTCCCTCTCAGCTTCACCATTATTAAGTGATTCTGGATTTAGCAATTTGTCATATTCCTCCAAAATCTTCAGAATGATGCAAAAGCAAGAATCATCATCTTGCACTCCAGCATCAACTAACTCCTACTACAAATTTGGGGTTCATAACCCCAGTGTTGTTGATTCATGTGATGGTACAGCAACTTCTTGTGAGGGGGATGAATTGGACCGTCCAGATTTACCTAATAATCAAGGTTGTGGAATGAGTTGCTACTGGTCAAAGAGAACTAAATATAGAGGAATTGGAGGCCTTAATTCTCCTTCACTGTCAGACACTATAAAAAGGAAAGGGAGTATCATTCTATGTGGAAGGAAGAGATCCTCTGGTCATTCTAAGCCAAAGCATACCTCTAAAGTTTCTCAAGGTTTGCCTTTGTTGACTAATAGCTGTAATGATGGAAGTTCCTGCTTAGATACAGCCAGTGATGAGTTATCAACTAACCTTGGAGAACTTGATTTAGAGGCAGTAAGCCGATTAAATGGAATGAGATGGTCTAGCTGTAAAAGCCAAGATACATTGGAAGTAGCCAGACTTGGGGAATATGACTTGGAGCTTGAGGACAAAAGAGATATAATCCATAAGTACCAGCCAAGATCCTTTGATGAAATTATAGGTCAAAACATTGTTGTTCACTCTCTTAGCAATGCCATCTTGTGGGGGAGAATAGCTCCTGCCTATCTGTTTCAGGGTCCTCGTGGAACAGGAAAAActtctgttgcaagaatatttGCAGCGGCCTTGAATTGTTTGTCTAATGAGGACAAGAAACCATGTTGGCTATGTTGGGAATGCACTGCTTTTTCCAGCAGAAGCAGAACAACCATGCATGAAGTGAATGCCACGAGTAAGAAAAAGTTGGATAAGCTTAGATATTTGTTAAAGCATCTCTCACTGTCTAAACCAACTTCTCGGTATAGGATCTTTGTTATTGATGATTGCCACATGATATCTCAAAAGGTTTGGTCGTTGTTTACTAAGTATCTTGAAGAAGATTTGCCTCGTGTTGTCTTCATATTTTGCACAATCGACATGATGAACTTGCCTCACTCAATTATAACGCGTTGTCAAAAATACAGCTTCTCTAAGGTCAAAGATGTTGACATTACCTGCAGATTAAGAAGCATTTCTGAACAAGAGAATCTTGATGTTGAACTGGAGGCGATAAATTTAATTGCTTTGAATTCAGATGGTTCACCAAGAGATGCAGAATCAATGCTAGATCAACTGAGCTTGCTGGGAAAAACAATAACAACTACTCTTGTAAATGATTTT GTTGGAGTTGTTTCTGATGATAAGTTGCTTGATCTCCTGGAGATAGCTATGTCATCCAACAATGCTGAAACTGTTAAAAGGTCTAGAGAATTGCTGGATTCTGGTATTGATCCGATTGCTTTGATGTCTCAACTCGCTGGTCTTATAATGGACATAATTGCTGGTACCTACGAATTAAAGAACTTGCAGATTCATGACACAACTCTTGGGAAGCATAGTT TAACTGAAGCTGAGTTGGACAGATTAAAACaggctttgaaaattatttctgatGCTGAAAGGCAACTCCGTTGTTCTAGTGAGCGCTCAACATGGTTCACAGCAGCTCTGCTTCGTCTTGGTGAGAGTCAGTGTTTAGAAAACACTCAATCTAGCAACAACAACAAACAGAACACTGACATGGTTTATAACACCAGATTCTGTCAGGGCAG GAGATCTCTTGGTGATGCAATAATTGATACTCGTCTAGCAAATGAGGCAACATGTGTGAAGTTATGTGCACATGCAAACTTAGATGATTTAGATATGACCTGGAGAAGGTGCATTGATCAGTGTCATTCAAATACCTTGAAGCAATTGCTATATGGCAATGGAAGGTTGATATCAATTACTGATAATGAAG GAACCTTGATTGTTCTAATTACATTTGAGGATGATAAGATAAAGACCAGAGCAGAGAGGTTTTTAAGCAGCATCACAAACTCATTTGAGATGGTCTTGAAACAAAATGTGGAGGTCAGGTTGAGTCTTCTACCAAAAAATAATGTTGAAGGAACAGAAGCTTCTTCAGAATCTTCTGCAGGCAATTTGCTGCAAAGAGAAGGCAGCAATAAAGTAGAATTAAAGACTGTATCTGGCCTTTCTGAGAAAGACAAGCTTAAAAGAACATCCAATCTTCCAGTGAACACTGTCAATCATTCTGAAAAGCTGCAATCAGCAGAAAAACCTGAGAAACCTGAAGTAATAGCAGACAGCCAAGTACCTAGTATTCCCATGCTTTTGGCAGAAGTTAAAGGGGAATCGACACATCAGTGTCAGAAAGCAACCTCGGATGAGCAAAGGTTAGAGAGTGTTTGGATTCAAGCTGCAGATAACTATACACCTGAATTCTTAGGTCACTCAAAGCCGGAGAAGAACCAGATACTCCCACAAAATGGTGTCATTTCTCAGGATAATATCCAGTCCCTTACGGCACTGGATGCAGTATCAAGTAGGATAGATGAACTAAATCATGGAATCAATTGTTTAAAAGTCTGCGATGCTGAGGACAGCCACAAGGAACAAGCTGGAGCTGCCAATCAGCATGTCGTTTCTCCAAGTCTATTGCACAAAGAAAACCA GGGTTATGAACCAGGACCCGGATGCAATGGGCTCCTCTGTTGGAGAACCAGAAAAAGCAATGGGCGAAGG GTAAAACAAGGAGTTCTCATTGGATCAAAAAAGACTGGTGGCCAACTTTCATTGTTAGGGCAGTGCTCCAAACTGAATTCATTCTCTCAA ATCGAAACTTCCTGCCACTAG